A stretch of Desulfofalx alkaliphila DSM 12257 DNA encodes these proteins:
- a CDS encoding DNA double-strand break repair nuclease NurA, whose protein sequence is MVVECKSRVDINNKKLSVAKGAMAHLKDKWQQITHRVRESKTSWLVAEPMEEVDAVHSPIRPPREYTVLATDGSQIMPDHHQVVLCYLINIGKVVLHYGEKAAAKLTNDASLYFKEEDLYMDEDGAKRLVDSQRVSAMRTLAETKALVELAQQDKQTESTVAFADGTLIHWTSAQQAWSKQFLEEILANYEYLYQLKVPLVGYISGTRSTDVVNMLRVAMCPHSRVDCDHCQWRNLPEAGCEQVSGLRDAVLFSDKLKYGQRSAVFKSRSQVLEKYGRHWVCFFYVNLGAEVARVEIPLWVAENKKYLDLVHCLVIDQVIKGLHYPLCLSEAHRQAVVTGSDRELFYQLVNNKLIENGLKSEISYKSLRKRSVPV, encoded by the coding sequence ATGGTAGTAGAATGTAAAAGCAGGGTGGATATAAATAACAAGAAATTGTCAGTGGCCAAAGGGGCCATGGCCCATTTAAAAGATAAATGGCAGCAAATAACTCACAGGGTGAGGGAGAGTAAAACCTCTTGGTTGGTTGCTGAACCAATGGAGGAGGTGGATGCGGTACATTCTCCCATAAGACCGCCAAGGGAATATACTGTGCTGGCCACTGACGGATCTCAAATAATGCCCGACCATCATCAGGTGGTATTGTGTTATTTAATTAATATAGGAAAAGTTGTCTTGCATTATGGTGAAAAGGCGGCAGCTAAATTGACCAACGATGCAAGCTTATATTTTAAGGAAGAAGATTTGTACATGGATGAAGACGGTGCAAAGCGATTGGTTGACAGCCAAAGGGTTTCTGCCATGCGCACGCTGGCAGAAACCAAGGCCCTTGTTGAATTGGCTCAACAGGATAAGCAGACCGAAAGCACCGTTGCTTTTGCCGATGGGACCTTGATACATTGGACCAGCGCCCAGCAGGCTTGGTCTAAGCAATTTTTAGAAGAAATACTTGCAAACTATGAATATTTGTACCAATTAAAGGTGCCCCTGGTGGGGTATATATCAGGCACCAGAAGCACCGATGTTGTCAATATGTTAAGGGTGGCCATGTGTCCCCATAGCCGGGTGGATTGCGATCACTGCCAATGGAGAAACCTTCCCGAGGCCGGCTGTGAACAGGTTAGCGGCCTTAGGGATGCTGTGCTTTTTTCTGACAAACTTAAATACGGGCAGCGTTCTGCGGTCTTTAAATCCCGCTCCCAGGTGTTAGAAAAGTATGGCCGGCATTGGGTGTGTTTTTTTTATGTAAACCTAGGTGCCGAGGTGGCCCGGGTGGAAATACCCTTATGGGTGGCGGAAAACAAAAAATATTTAGATCTGGTACACTGCCTGGTCATTGATCAGGTTATTAAGGGTCTTCATTATCCCCTTTGCCTTTCCGAAGCTCACCGGCAGGCAGTGGTCACCGGGTCCGATCGGGAATTGTTTTATCAATTGGTTAATAACAAACTAATTGAAAATGGCTTAAAATCTGAGATATCTTATAAAAGTCTACGAAAAAGGAGCGTTCCGGTTTAA
- the queC gene encoding 7-cyano-7-deazaguanine synthase QueC, whose amino-acid sequence MRKSIVLLSAGLDSTVCLAQAMRESKVELCLTYDYNQRSAKQESEHALALANYYQVPHQVIKLDFFSHFAGGALINRDMEVPEPQEDALDDLNIGKETAAAVWVPNRNGIFINVAAGFAEALGCQLIVTGFNAEEAKTFPDNSEQYVKAVNAALGYGTANGVQVISYTQRLNKVEIVQLGQRLNVPWQLIWSCYNDGEEMCGKCESCRRYYRAVQQANKNGSGG is encoded by the coding sequence ATGAGAAAAAGCATAGTATTATTATCTGCGGGGTTAGATTCGACGGTGTGCTTGGCCCAGGCAATGAGAGAAAGCAAGGTGGAATTGTGTTTAACCTATGATTATAATCAACGGTCGGCAAAACAAGAAAGTGAACATGCCCTGGCCTTGGCTAATTATTATCAGGTTCCACATCAGGTGATTAAACTGGACTTCTTTTCGCATTTTGCCGGCGGAGCCCTAATAAACAGAGATATGGAAGTGCCGGAACCCCAAGAGGATGCTTTGGATGATCTTAATATTGGAAAAGAAACGGCGGCGGCTGTTTGGGTACCTAATCGCAACGGCATCTTTATTAATGTGGCTGCCGGTTTTGCGGAGGCCTTGGGCTGTCAGTTAATTGTAACAGGTTTCAATGCGGAGGAGGCCAAAACTTTTCCTGATAACAGCGAACAATATGTAAAGGCAGTCAACGCTGCTTTGGGTTACGGCACTGCCAACGGTGTGCAGGTGATAAGTTATACCCAAAGGCTAAATAAGGTGGAGATTGTTCAGCTGGGCCAGCGGTTAAATGTACCTTGGCAACTTATTTGGAGTTGCTATAATGATGGAGAAGAGATGTGCGGCAAATGCGAAAGCTGCCGCCGTTACTATCGTGCTGTGCAGCAGGCCAACAAAAATGGCAGTGGGGGGTAG
- a CDS encoding AAA family ATPase, giving the protein MIPVELKISNFISYGPDNEPLRFDGFNIACLTGNNGNGKSALLDAITWAVWGMARGTDERGAGVDDLVRSGADNMEVEFTFQLEGDIYRICRRRDKGRGKSSLEFQIYDGGIFRSLTGENISSTQRKINQVLRMDYHTFTSSSFLLQGKADTFTSMKPSERKKILGEILGLSVYQDLEALAREEVNAATATCSRLDAKLEEIEKELTHQQHYQKQKLELEQNYRRIKERLDNEQEELEQWRRTFMQLQQIQERVKELQGQLEEQQKSSLELKEKVNILTAQIKQGEELLSTADEIEKNYTLLQQLQQKDREHNEKSRMLLELKERKRQLEIEIDEQRSILEKKYTQLKAENDHYNSLFQSHGVLAAKESSLMAKLQQLREEEAEQQKLKEAILTHNQQIKSKELFIERLKEELTELREKYTVLRQPVAQCPLCRTELSGAHKDQVLNDMIKEGEQLNHLCRLLQQEIDKLKEQTQKDAGKIKLTEEKLSRLPALENEHSVCRHKLSESLLAGERLKELQPQMELLNRQLQQLEYAKEQQESLRQIEKQINSLGYSPQGHSEIQKQIAALKQFESRYHSLQTARSTLASQQENLQHFNDHLLLLEKAVSNTRELIEEHSLKLVDLPVVKKKIADATGSVTHLQQQVSEIERQLGTVQEKLDRCTRLTQEKQVLTAEKNAALEEKKYYNQLVKAFGKKGIQALIIENAIPELEREANSILQQVSDGRLTVALVTQKAAKSSKRVLETLEIVISDEYSTRRYELYSGGEAFKVNFALRIALSRLLARRAGARLQMLVIDEGFGTQDNEGKERLVQAINAIAADFEKIIVITHIEELKNAFPVQMVVTKGINGSRVELI; this is encoded by the coding sequence ATGATACCGGTGGAGTTAAAAATAAGTAACTTTATCAGCTATGGCCCTGACAACGAGCCCCTGCGCTTTGACGGTTTTAACATAGCCTGTCTCACCGGTAATAACGGCAATGGTAAATCTGCCCTACTGGACGCAATCACCTGGGCGGTTTGGGGTATGGCCAGGGGCACTGACGAGCGGGGTGCCGGAGTTGATGATTTGGTGCGTTCAGGTGCCGATAATATGGAGGTGGAATTCACCTTTCAATTGGAGGGTGACATTTATCGCATTTGCCGCCGGCGTGATAAAGGTCGCGGTAAGTCTTCTTTAGAATTTCAGATTTATGATGGCGGAATTTTTCGCTCTCTTACCGGGGAAAATATTTCCTCCACCCAGCGAAAGATTAATCAAGTGCTGCGCATGGATTATCACACCTTTACCAGTTCGTCGTTTTTGCTTCAGGGTAAAGCCGATACCTTTACTTCGATGAAACCGTCAGAACGGAAAAAAATACTGGGTGAAATCTTGGGTTTGTCGGTGTATCAGGATTTAGAAGCGCTGGCCCGGGAAGAAGTAAATGCAGCCACCGCCACTTGTTCCCGTTTAGATGCAAAACTGGAAGAAATAGAAAAAGAATTAACTCATCAGCAGCACTATCAAAAACAGAAATTGGAGTTGGAGCAAAACTACCGCCGGATAAAGGAAAGGCTGGACAACGAGCAAGAAGAACTTGAGCAATGGCGCAGAACTTTTATGCAATTGCAGCAAATACAAGAGCGGGTTAAGGAGCTGCAAGGGCAGTTAGAGGAACAGCAAAAAAGCTCGCTGGAATTAAAAGAAAAGGTAAATATATTAACCGCACAGATCAAACAGGGTGAAGAGCTTTTGAGCACTGCCGATGAAATAGAGAAAAATTACACCTTACTGCAGCAACTGCAGCAAAAAGACCGGGAACATAATGAAAAATCTCGTATGCTGTTGGAACTAAAAGAGCGGAAAAGGCAACTGGAAATAGAAATTGATGAACAGCGCAGTATATTAGAAAAAAAATACACCCAGCTAAAGGCCGAGAATGATCATTATAACAGCCTTTTCCAAAGCCATGGGGTTCTGGCGGCAAAAGAAAGCTCTTTAATGGCAAAGCTGCAACAATTGCGGGAAGAGGAAGCTGAGCAACAGAAATTAAAAGAAGCCATTCTAACCCATAATCAGCAAATAAAGAGTAAGGAATTGTTCATTGAGAGACTGAAGGAAGAACTTACAGAGCTGAGAGAAAAATATACTGTATTACGACAGCCGGTGGCCCAGTGTCCCTTATGCCGTACAGAGTTATCCGGTGCCCATAAAGATCAAGTATTAAATGACATGATTAAAGAAGGGGAGCAATTAAATCATCTGTGCCGGCTGTTGCAGCAAGAGATAGATAAACTAAAAGAACAAACTCAAAAGGATGCTGGAAAAATAAAGTTAACTGAAGAAAAATTATCCCGGCTGCCGGCCTTAGAAAATGAACATTCAGTTTGCCGGCATAAACTAAGTGAATCCCTGCTGGCCGGTGAAAGACTAAAAGAATTACAACCGCAAATGGAATTGCTCAACCGTCAATTGCAACAGCTAGAATATGCCAAGGAGCAACAAGAGAGCCTTCGCCAAATTGAAAAACAAATAAATTCCTTAGGCTACTCTCCCCAAGGGCACAGCGAAATTCAAAAACAAATTGCTGCCCTAAAACAATTTGAAAGCCGCTATCACAGCTTACAAACAGCCCGTTCGACATTAGCAAGCCAGCAAGAAAACCTGCAGCATTTTAATGATCACCTGCTGTTATTAGAAAAGGCAGTTTCTAATACCAGAGAGCTGATAGAAGAGCATTCGTTAAAACTGGTTGACTTACCTGTTGTTAAAAAGAAAATTGCAGATGCCACCGGTTCTGTGACCCATTTACAGCAGCAGGTATCAGAAATAGAACGTCAATTGGGAACGGTGCAAGAAAAATTGGACCGCTGCACACGCTTAACACAAGAAAAACAAGTGTTGACAGCAGAGAAAAATGCTGCCCTGGAAGAAAAGAAATATTACAATCAATTGGTTAAAGCCTTTGGTAAAAAGGGTATACAAGCCCTGATAATAGAAAACGCTATTCCTGAGTTGGAGCGAGAGGCCAACAGTATTTTGCAGCAGGTATCAGACGGTCGACTGACAGTTGCTTTGGTAACCCAAAAGGCGGCCAAAAGCAGTAAAAGGGTGTTAGAAACCTTGGAAATTGTCATTTCTGATGAGTATAGCACCCGTCGATATGAATTGTATAGCGGTGGAGAGGCCTTTAAAGTTAACTTTGCCCTACGCATCGCCCTTTCCAGATTACTGGCCAGGCGTGCGGGGGCCCGATTGCAAATGTTAGTAATAGATGAAGGTTTCGGCACCCAGGATAACGAAGGCAAAGAACGATTGGTGCAGGCCATCAATGCAATAGCAGCTGATTTTGAAAAAATTATTGTAATTACCCATATAGAGGAACTAAAAAACGCCTTTCCGGTACAGATGGTGGTCACCAAGGGCATTAACGGTTCGCGGGTAGAATTAATTTAA
- a CDS encoding HAS-barrel domain-containing protein, with translation MLVNNEAIGEVIESDTTQFTCEASHLHSPPEFGSFVQVDNGDTGIIGVVFHTTTLSSDPGRKPMAYWQSEDELRRQQPQIFYLLRTYFSVLVVGHCRDGSYNGYLPPRPARIHSFVRRCDGLRYQQVGENVNYISTILGSGCEAKDELLAAAVRNISKYQQDEAVYLRRVGNELRRLLVADYERFKSIVRRIRR, from the coding sequence ATGTTGGTCAATAATGAAGCTATTGGTGAGGTAATTGAAAGTGATACCACCCAATTTACTTGCGAAGCCAGCCATCTTCACAGCCCGCCAGAATTTGGTTCCTTCGTACAGGTTGATAATGGTGACACCGGTATAATAGGTGTGGTCTTTCACACCACCACATTAAGCAGCGATCCGGGCCGAAAACCAATGGCATACTGGCAGTCTGAGGATGAGTTAAGGCGGCAGCAACCCCAAATATTTTATTTGCTGCGCACCTATTTTTCTGTGCTGGTGGTGGGACACTGCCGTGATGGCTCTTATAATGGCTACCTTCCCCCCAGACCTGCCCGCATACATTCCTTTGTCCGCAGGTGCGATGGGTTGAGATATCAGCAGGTGGGCGAAAATGTTAACTATATCAGCACCATTCTCGGCTCCGGATGTGAGGCTAAGGATGAACTGTTGGCTGCAGCGGTGCGCAATATCAGTAAGTACCAGCAGGATGAAGCCGTTTATCTAAGGCGGGTGGGCAATGAATTGCGGCGGCTGTTGGTGGCGGATTACGAGCGTTTTAAATCCATTGTAAGGAGGATTCGCCGGTGA
- the queD gene encoding 6-carboxytetrahydropterin synthase QueD, which translates to MYELTVKTSFDAAHKLCGYQGNCARIHGHTWVVEVAVAGGKLDSIGMLIDFKDLKNMVKKATAHLDHNFINELPEFAVNGKVGNPTAENLSRYIYEQVKEELDKNHPSVKIRRVSVWESPNSCATYRED; encoded by the coding sequence ATGTATGAATTAACAGTAAAAACCAGTTTCGATGCCGCCCATAAGCTTTGTGGTTACCAGGGAAATTGTGCCAGAATCCACGGCCATACCTGGGTTGTGGAAGTGGCGGTGGCCGGCGGTAAACTGGATTCAATAGGTATGTTGATCGATTTTAAAGATTTAAAGAATATGGTAAAAAAAGCCACGGCACACCTAGACCACAACTTCATCAATGAACTGCCGGAATTTGCTGTCAACGGAAAAGTTGGCAACCCCACCGCTGAAAACTTGTCCAGATATATATATGAGCAAGTAAAAGAAGAATTAGATAAAAACCATCCCAGCGTAAAAATAAGACGGGTAAGTGTTTGGGAATCTCCAAACTCTTGCGCCACCTATCGGGAGGATTAA
- a CDS encoding tetratricopeptide repeat protein — protein sequence MWFFSKSKVLQGLAYALETCGAHKLALRYIEKAIAKSPENLDLHMHASRLYLKGGQLDRAALHCKKAAIGVGSGGFLYCLNKASNGGYYLHKEKEGDIFISGDDAGKMKDLANMLNDRGIYLLENQRYEEALVCFEQALKSSKGNVAILTNLGLAHTKLGEYQKALEVLELAQNNGHTTLELLIHKGYNLFCINRFEEAVTCYELARQMEPEDAAVLSNLGSCYQRLGNYGKAVECYQIAIGIAPQDAAIYNNLALSLEHLGKIDEAVENFKKATQLDPNDATIYTNYAACLGKIGKREEAISLCDKALDIQPHNYQAWGVKGNMYLELGKNKEAAKAYAKAFGLNAYC from the coding sequence TTGTGGTTTTTTAGTAAAAGCAAGGTTTTGCAAGGGCTGGCTTATGCTTTAGAAACATGTGGTGCCCACAAACTGGCACTGCGATATATAGAAAAAGCAATTGCCAAAAGCCCGGAAAACCTGGACTTGCATATGCATGCCAGCCGTCTTTATTTAAAAGGCGGTCAGCTGGACAGGGCAGCATTGCATTGTAAGAAAGCAGCCATCGGGGTAGGTTCCGGGGGATTTCTTTACTGTCTTAATAAAGCCAGTAATGGCGGCTATTATTTGCATAAAGAAAAAGAAGGGGATATTTTTATTAGCGGTGACGATGCAGGAAAAATGAAGGACCTGGCCAACATGTTAAACGATCGCGGTATTTATTTATTAGAAAACCAACGCTACGAAGAAGCCCTTGTTTGTTTTGAACAGGCATTAAAGAGTAGTAAAGGCAATGTGGCCATACTTACAAATTTAGGATTGGCCCATACAAAATTGGGTGAGTATCAGAAAGCGCTGGAAGTGTTAGAGTTGGCCCAAAACAACGGACATACCACCTTGGAGTTATTAATACATAAGGGTTATAATCTTTTTTGCATAAACAGATTTGAAGAGGCAGTGACCTGTTATGAGTTGGCAAGGCAAATGGAGCCGGAAGATGCTGCGGTGTTAAGCAATTTAGGCTCCTGCTATCAAAGGCTGGGAAACTATGGCAAAGCTGTTGAGTGCTATCAAATAGCCATAGGAATAGCACCCCAAGATGCGGCCATTTATAACAATCTAGCCCTTTCTTTGGAGCATTTGGGCAAAATAGATGAGGCAGTGGAAAATTTTAAGAAGGCCACCCAGCTGGATCCCAATGATGCTACTATTTATACCAACTATGCGGCATGCTTAGGCAAAATAGGAAAGAGAGAGGAAGCCATTAGTCTCTGTGATAAGGCCTTGGATATTCAACCACACAACTATCAAGCCTGGGGTGTAAAGGGAAACATGTATTTGGAATTGGGCAAGAATAAGGAGGCAGCTAAAGCCTATGCCAAGGCCTTTGGGCTAAATGCATACTGTTAA
- a CDS encoding 7-carboxy-7-deazaguanine synthase QueE, producing the protein MQVPLLEIFSSAQGEGPLVGCRQIFLRMAGCNLNCAYCDTPTSPDEKGCKIEAEAGSNRFTYLPWPIKINEVVSTIVNNYDLSRHHSISITGGEPLQHPQLLQELLPLLKGTRKGIFLETNGTLFNSLKQVLEHIDIISMDVKLPSVAKIEPCWDLHQQFIKVALTKRLFLYLKIVVSDETAADDLQRVYQLLSGESRDIPLVIQPVTPHKGINSPSVSQLLEWQLQALEHLHDVRIIAQTHRAVGML; encoded by the coding sequence ATGCAGGTACCTTTGTTGGAAATATTTTCTAGCGCCCAGGGAGAGGGGCCACTGGTGGGTTGTCGGCAAATTTTTTTAAGAATGGCCGGTTGTAATCTTAACTGTGCCTATTGTGATACTCCCACAAGCCCGGATGAAAAGGGATGTAAAATAGAAGCGGAAGCCGGAAGCAACCGGTTTACATATTTGCCTTGGCCTATTAAAATAAATGAAGTTGTAAGTACAATTGTTAATAATTATGATTTGTCTAGGCATCATTCGATAAGTATTACCGGTGGCGAACCTTTACAGCATCCCCAATTGTTGCAAGAATTACTGCCCCTATTAAAGGGGACCAGAAAGGGAATTTTCTTAGAAACCAACGGAACCTTGTTTAACAGTCTTAAACAGGTGTTGGAACACATTGACATCATCAGTATGGATGTTAAGTTGCCCAGTGTGGCTAAAATTGAGCCTTGCTGGGATTTACATCAGCAGTTTATAAAGGTGGCACTTACTAAAAGACTCTTTTTATATTTAAAAATAGTGGTGTCCGATGAAACTGCCGCTGATGATTTACAGAGGGTATATCAATTGCTGAGCGGTGAAAGCCGGGATATTCCACTGGTAATTCAACCGGTAACCCCCCATAAGGGTATAAATTCTCCCAGTGTTTCTCAATTGTTAGAATGGCAACTACAGGCTTTGGAGCACTTGCATGATGTGCGAATAATAGCACAAACGCACCGGGCAGTTGGTATGTTGTAA
- a CDS encoding ATP-binding protein, translating to MRGRIIRGSLSGGVEVKLDPEYTVEDVKVGNFAVIEGQRYRYFSLVSDVKIESTNPAMLVDSFNEEDDPLVREMVVGDGIFGNISLNPMLMADKDLEGEVRAVRTIPPHGSPVRTAGDEDVAHVFGAPDNRVYFAMGTPLEMNTPVCVNLPRLVERCTGIFGKAGTGKTFLTRLALAGITKSQAAVNLIFDAHNEYGWEATKEEDRGDGVKQQSFVKGLKQLFPSKVVVFTLDPESSRRRGARCDHEIYLAYKQITPGDILLLQSQLNLNNTATETMHLLAGKMGQEHWFKLLMEMGAEELKDYAENNGLHLGALQALQRKLNRVYTLPFMRERVPFDAVDKIMQYITNGKHVVIEFGSTQLLGYMLVTNILTKRIHGEYVRRMERYFATREQKPPQLVITIEEAHRFLSPELSRDTIFATIAREMRKYNVTLLLVDQRTSGIDSEVMSQIGTKIACKLDDESDVNALLTGVHNAKNLRNVLYSLDSKQQALILGHAVPMPVVIKTRNYNVEFYNEVGETDYAENDRAFKEMVSDMYQDHSDI from the coding sequence GTGAGGGGTAGGATAATTAGAGGGTCGTTAAGCGGCGGTGTGGAGGTAAAATTGGACCCCGAATATACGGTGGAGGATGTTAAGGTAGGTAATTTTGCAGTGATTGAGGGGCAAAGGTACCGTTATTTTTCCCTGGTGTCCGATGTAAAGATAGAATCCACCAATCCGGCCATGTTAGTGGACAGTTTTAATGAGGAAGATGATCCGCTGGTCCGGGAAATGGTTGTGGGTGACGGTATCTTCGGCAACATTTCCCTAAATCCCATGCTGATGGCTGATAAGGATTTAGAGGGAGAGGTGCGGGCGGTGCGCACCATACCGCCCCATGGCTCTCCTGTTCGCACTGCCGGCGATGAAGATGTGGCCCATGTGTTCGGGGCACCGGACAATAGGGTCTATTTTGCTATGGGAACACCCCTGGAAATGAATACCCCGGTCTGTGTTAACTTGCCTCGTTTAGTGGAACGGTGTACCGGCATTTTTGGAAAGGCAGGCACGGGGAAAACTTTCTTAACCCGCCTGGCGCTGGCGGGCATCACCAAAAGCCAGGCGGCGGTGAATTTGATTTTTGATGCCCATAATGAATATGGTTGGGAAGCCACAAAAGAAGAGGACCGGGGCGACGGTGTCAAGCAACAATCCTTTGTGAAGGGTTTAAAACAACTTTTTCCCTCAAAGGTGGTAGTGTTTACCCTGGATCCGGAATCCAGCCGCCGCCGAGGGGCAAGGTGTGACCACGAAATTTATTTGGCCTACAAGCAAATTACCCCGGGAGATATTTTATTATTGCAGTCCCAGCTGAATTTAAACAACACCGCCACCGAGACCATGCATCTTTTGGCGGGTAAAATGGGTCAGGAACACTGGTTTAAATTGCTAATGGAAATGGGTGCCGAAGAGCTGAAGGATTATGCAGAAAATAACGGCCTGCATCTGGGGGCACTGCAGGCACTGCAGCGCAAATTAAACCGGGTCTACACCCTGCCCTTTATGAGGGAGAGGGTACCCTTTGACGCGGTGGACAAGATTATGCAATACATTACCAATGGTAAGCACGTGGTGATTGAGTTTGGCAGCACCCAACTTTTGGGGTATATGCTGGTGACCAATATATTGACTAAGCGCATTCATGGGGAATACGTACGCCGCATGGAAAGGTACTTTGCCACCAGGGAGCAAAAACCCCCGCAGTTGGTAATTACCATCGAGGAAGCACACCGTTTTTTGAGCCCGGAATTATCACGGGACACCATATTTGCCACCATAGCCAGGGAGATGCGTAAATATAACGTAACGCTGCTACTGGTTGATCAACGCACCTCCGGCATCGACAGTGAGGTAATGTCCCAGATAGGTACCAAAATAGCCTGTAAACTGGATGATGAATCCGATGTGAATGCCCTTCTGACCGGTGTGCACAATGCCAAAAATTTGCGCAATGTGCTCTACAGCCTGGACTCTAAACAACAGGCCTTAATCCTCGGACATGCTGTGCCCATGCCGGTGGTAATTAAAACCCGCAATTACAATGTGGAGTTTTATAATGAGGTGGGGGAGACTGACTACGCTGAAAATGACCGGGCCTTTAAAGAAATGGTCAGTGATATGTACCAAGACCATTCAGATATTTAG
- a CDS encoding metallophosphoesterase family protein translates to MIRILHTADWHIGVENYGRIDRATGVHGRLLDFLSSLDLLVKQAIEQQVDLVLFCGDAFKNREPSETHQNALARRLKQLSDAGIKVFLLVGNHDLPNAAGKSNALDIYRTLEVPGVTVGRHPDLYTIETKGGPIQIGAIPYPSRSAWLARKGQSGKTIAQLEEEMSANLAAVARQLSRRLNTSLPAVLCAHITVDGAVAGSEHTIMVGKDLAVPASALQQPGFAYIALGHIHRYQVLADHPPLVYSGSHDRIDFGEENQKKGYVLVDIDQGRCDYRFCELDPRPFVTVRVKIGGDDPTGQVMAALKAAANAEAVLRLIVEDKAADYAGIDHRELRRFIDQNFYYLASINRQLVEDSENLRNPNLNERIEPLAAFKEYIKDTGVKDQRELLKRAERLYRKLKERDIYQ, encoded by the coding sequence TTGATCCGTATACTACATACCGCAGATTGGCATATAGGAGTGGAGAATTACGGCCGCATAGATCGGGCCACCGGAGTACATGGGCGGCTATTGGACTTTTTAAGCTCTTTAGACTTGTTGGTAAAGCAGGCCATTGAACAGCAGGTGGATTTAGTGCTGTTTTGTGGCGATGCATTTAAAAACAGGGAACCTTCGGAAACCCACCAAAATGCCCTGGCCCGCCGGCTGAAACAACTTTCCGATGCCGGCATTAAAGTTTTTTTATTGGTGGGTAATCATGATTTGCCCAATGCCGCCGGGAAATCCAACGCCCTGGATATTTACCGTACCTTAGAGGTGCCGGGGGTTACGGTGGGAAGGCATCCTGATCTTTATACAATTGAAACCAAAGGCGGGCCGATACAGATAGGGGCAATACCTTATCCTTCCCGCAGTGCTTGGCTGGCTCGTAAGGGGCAGAGCGGCAAAACCATTGCTCAGTTGGAAGAGGAAATGTCTGCCAACCTTGCGGCGGTTGCCCGGCAACTGTCTCGCCGCTTGAACACATCCCTGCCGGCGGTGCTGTGCGCTCATATCACTGTGGACGGCGCGGTGGCCGGTTCAGAACACACCATTATGGTGGGTAAAGATTTGGCGGTGCCTGCCAGTGCTCTGCAACAACCCGGTTTTGCTTATATTGCACTGGGGCATATACACCGCTACCAGGTGTTGGCTGACCATCCTCCCTTGGTTTACAGCGGCAGCCATGACCGGATTGATTTTGGAGAAGAGAATCAAAAGAAAGGTTATGTGTTGGTGGATATAGATCAAGGGCGTTGTGATTATCGGTTTTGTGAGTTAGATCCCCGCCCCTTTGTCACTGTCCGGGTTAAAATCGGCGGTGATGATCCCACCGGCCAGGTGATGGCCGCCTTAAAGGCAGCGGCCAATGCTGAGGCGGTGCTGCGTTTGATTGTTGAGGATAAGGCAGCAGATTATGCCGGCATTGATCATAGGGAGCTACGCCGGTTTATAGACCAAAACTTTTACTATCTGGCATCCATTAATCGGCAGTTGGTGGAAGACAGCGAAAATTTACGCAATCCAAATTTAAATGAACGCATTGAGCCCTTGGCCGCTTTTAAGGAATATATAAAAGATACCGGTGTTAAAGATCAAAGGGAACTGCTTAAACGGGCGGAAAGACTGTATCGCAAGTTGAAAGAGAGGGATATTTATCAATGA
- a CDS encoding DUF366 family protein, translating into MIGKFIQENITYDGSQLSSLWAFRNFGLQGDSIVSFRGSCEVKIDAMVDLADVRDGDSIYSEDMLHFIVEHFDMDLEKAVTRQRLLITIIKELLEELTGCRLKRKGDDLYHGENKLSVSIATLSPVSSMIHTAINISSNNTPVPTISTSELGWPEHRSAELAEEICQRYVAEINSIFMARCKVRGVD; encoded by the coding sequence ATGATAGGTAAGTTTATTCAAGAAAATATAACTTATGACGGAAGTCAATTAAGTTCCCTTTGGGCCTTTAGAAATTTTGGTTTACAGGGAGACAGTATTGTAAGTTTTAGAGGCAGTTGTGAAGTAAAAATAGATGCCATGGTTGATTTAGCTGATGTGCGGGATGGCGACAGCATTTACAGCGAAGACATGCTGCATTTTATTGTGGAACATTTTGACATGGACTTAGAAAAAGCAGTGACAAGGCAACGCTTGTTAATTACAATTATTAAAGAGCTGCTGGAGGAGCTGACCGGTTGCCGCCTGAAAAGAAAAGGCGATGATCTGTATCATGGCGAGAATAAATTATCGGTTTCCATTGCCACCTTGAGCCCTGTTTCATCAATGATTCACACCGCCATTAACATCTCATCCAATAATACCCCTGTGCCAACGATAAGTACAAGTGAACTGGGCTGGCCTGAACATCGCAGTGCTGAGTTGGCGGAAGAAATTTGCCAAAGATATGTTGCGGAAATAAATAGCATCTTTATGGCCCGCTGTAAGGTGCGAGGGGTTGATTAA